Sequence from the Chlamydiales bacterium genome:
TAGCAAGGCCATTTGGATGCTTTGGATGTGTCGAGCGCAAAAACAAAGCTGCAGAGTTGACAGCTCCACAAGAGACCACAAATAAAGGCGCTGTATACTTTTCTATCTTGTTATTTCGAAGTACTTCTACTTCCTTAATAGTCGATCCTGTAGCGTCGGGAATAAGCTTTTGTACCTTTGCAGATGTAATCAAAGTAACATTTCCCGTTGCCAAAGCAGGACGAATGCAACTGATATGAGCATCAGACTTGGCATCTACAAGGCATGCAAAGCCATCACACGTATCACAGCGAATACAAGCACTTTTTTCAGTATCTTGTTCATTTAGGCGAAGGCCCAAAGGAAGATGAAAGGGATTTAATTTAAGAGCTTTCAATTTATCCGCAATTTTTTGAATATAGGGCTCATGAGAGATCGCGGCATAAGGATAGGGAGAGCCTTCTTCTGGTTCAAGAGGATCTTCTCCTCTAAGTCCATGAACCGTGTAGAGCTTTTCTGCTTCTAAATAGTAGGGCTTAAATGTATCATACTTCAATGGCCATGCAGGAGATACACCGCCGTAGTGCTTAACTTCTTCAAAGTCATTCCTTCTAAGACGCAAAAGCGCAGCTCCATACATCTTCGTATTACCACCCACATAATAATTCATGCCAGGAGAAAACGCTTTTCCCTCTTTATCATACCAATGCTCTTTGGTGTGATAGCGATTTTCTAAGAAAACGGCTCTTGGCTCCCAGTTCTCTTTTTCACGTCGCAAATACTCCCCTCTTTCAAGAATCAAGACTTTTTTTCCAGACTTTGAGAGTGCATGGGCAAGTGTTCCGCCACCAGCGCCGCTTCCTATAATGATCACATCATACTTTTCCATGAAAACCTACCATTCGATTACAACTTTAATTTCATCTGCAGAGTGGTGCGAGAGCGCATTTGCAAATTGCTGATAAGGATATTTTTGTGTGATGAGCTTATCAACCACACCTGGCCATTTTTTTGATGCCGTCTCTAAATCCTCTATTCCTTTTTGAAAATGATGAATGCTTTCGTTGACACTTCCTACCATCACTTGATTTTTTAATACAAGCTTGCGCATAAGATCTGCACCGTCTACATTAATTAAACGTTGATCTCCAGGAACCCCTGTAAGTACAAAAACACCGTTGATACCCAGCATCTCCAAGAGATCAAAGTCTAATTTTGCAATGCCAGCACCATCTAAGATTAAATCGATATGATGATGATCCTTTTGAAAGGCAATGGGGTCTACTTGCTTGTCATTATAATATGTGCCACCAATTGCTTGTAAGATTTTCACTCTTGGGCTATTTGTGTCAACGACGTCGAGACCAAGAACTGTAGCTCCTCTTAGGGCAAGAGTAATAGCTGCAAGTAAGCCAATGGGCCCAAGTCCTGCGACAAGCACTTTTTTACCATTAAGCCACTTTGTTTTGTCTTTAATATAAGGAAGACGAGCAGCCTGAATGATACATGCCTCTTCAATAGCTTTTTGCACAACGGACATAGGCTCTGCAAGAACGCCGATATTTTGAATTTGAGGAGATGCTTTGATTGCATACATCTCTTGGTCAACAACAAATTCAGATTGAAATCCATGTCTTCCTTTAATCCCCCTTTCCGTGTAATTACCTGTTGTACACATATCTGATCTAAAACTTAAACAAGCAGGGCATTGATCGCATCCTCTTCGAACGGTGATGATAACAAAATCATCTACCTTAAAGTTTTTTACTTGGGCGCCAATTTCGACAACCTTGCCAAACATCTCATGGCCGATAATTAATTTTTTCTCTCCAGGAGGTGCATCCGCTCTACCACCAGAAGCTTCCTCTCTATCTGTTCCACAGATCCCTACTTTTAATATTTTGACTTTGAGCTCATCTGGTTTTTGAATCATAGGCTCTGGAACATCAACAATTGAAAGGTCTTTTGTTCCTGGAAGTAAGGCTATTGCTTTCATAAAAAATCCTGATTTTTTTTGACATGTATAAAGGTGAGTGATACAAAATGGTTCATACGAAGTCAATAAAAAAATTAAGGTTTATAAATTATGGTAAGCGAAGAGTCAAAACGGCTAAATGAACTCTCTAAAGATCGCGTATGCCCTTGGAGAAAGTGGGGACCTTATCTTTCTGAGCGGGCCTGGGCAAGTGTAAGAGAAGACTATAGCGCAGATGGCAATGCATGGCTCTATTCAACACATGATATGGCGCGCTCAAAAGCCTTTCGTTGGGGAGATGATGGCATTGCAGGCTTTTGCGACTACTATCAAAAACTTATTTTTTCTATTGCATTTTGGAATGGAAAAGATCCCATACTTAAAGAGCGCCTTTTTGGTCTAACCCCATTAGAAGGCAATCATGGCGAAGATGTCAAAGAATATTACTACTATTTAGATGCAACACCGACACACTCTTACATGAAATACCTCTATAAATATCCACAAGAAGAATTTCCCTACGATAAACTCGTACAAGAGAATAAAAAAAGAGGACTAAATGATCGAGAATATGAACTTGTCGACACTAAAATTTTTGATAATAACAAGTACTTTGATTGTTTCATAGAATATGCAAAGCAAGATCCTGAAGATCTCTGCATTCGTATTGAAATTGTCAATGCAGGTAAAGATGCTGCCACAATTCATGTTGTCCCTCAGCTCTGGTTTAGAAATACATGGACTTGGTCACAAGGTACCTGTCAAGCACCTAAAATTTCGGAAATCTCAAATCATCAAGATTACATTACACTCTTTGCAGATGCCTCTTTAGTGCAAACTCCAAAAGATCTCTCCTTTGAATATGCACTCCCCTCTTTCTATCTCTTTGCAGACCCCTCTGCAAAGACGCTATTTACTGAAAATGAAACAAATAATCAACGTCTATGGAATGCTCCTAACCAAAGGCCTTACGTAAAAGATGGATTTCACGAGCATATCATCCACAATAAACCTTCTATTAACCCAGAGAAAATAGGCTCAAAAGCAGGACTACACTATCAAGGAATCGAAATTCCGGGTGGAAAATCTCATGTAATTCGTCTTAGGTTAACATCTAAATTAATTGAAAACCCGCTAAAAGATATCGATACTATTATTAAAACAAAAAAAGAGGATGCAGATGCATTTTACGCCTCCATACAACCAAAAAATACATCTCAAGATGACTTAGACATACAACGCCAAGCAATCTCTGGAATGATTTGGAGTAAACAGTTTTATTTTTATGATGTCGATGAATGGCTAAAAGGAGATTTTCCACAAAATCCTCCCCCCGAAAATAGAGGTATGATTCGTAATGGTCACTGGACACATCTCAATATCTTAAGCGTTCTTTCTATGCCAGATAAGTGGGAATACCCCTGGTTTGCAGCTTGGGACTTAGCCTTCCACACCGTAACATTTTCTCTTGTAGACTTGGTTCTTGCAAAACAGCAACTCGAACTTCTCTTTACCTACCACATGCAACACCCCAACGGGCAAGTTCCAGCTTACGAGTGGGGATTTTCTGATCTCAACCCACCTGTACATGCTTGGGCTCTTTGGGAGCTCTTTCAAAAAGGAAAAAAGAATAATGATACGGAAAATCTTTTATTCTTAAAAAATGGCTTTATGGCGCTTGTGCGCAACTTTAGCTGGTGGATAAATAAAGTGGACAGCTCTGGAAACAACTTCTTTGAAGGAGGCTTTTTAGGACTCGACAACATTTCCGTTGTCGATCGAAGTAGGCCCCTTCCCAATGGAGGTCACTTTGAACAGTCTGACGGCACAGGCTGGATGGGATTTTTTGCATTAAAGATGATGAGAATCTCACTAGAGCTTGCAAAACACTATCCAGGCTTTGAAGAGCTTGCAGTGCATTATCTTGAACACTTTATGTATATCTCTGCAGCTATGGAGTCGACTAAACAGCGATCCATTCACCTTTGGAACGAAGAGGATGGATTTTTCTATGATGTAATTTCTTACCCAAATGATGGCCATGTTCAACTAAAAATTCGCTCATTTGTAGGTATTGTTCCTTTCTTTGCTATCGACTTCTTTGAAGAAGAAGAGCTCAAGCAATTTCCTAAATTTTATGAGAGCTTTACCTTCTTTTTTAAAATCAATCCAGAGCGCATGGAAAAGTGCACAATAAAGATAGAAAAAGAAGGGAAAAACTTCTACTTGTTTTCTATGATGCAGATCTCTCAGATGAAAAGGCTTTTAACCTATGTTTGGAATCCCAATGAATTTCGCTCAGAATATGGCCTTAGAAGCCTTTCAAAATACCATGAAAATCATCCTATAGATTTTCAAGGCTCTCGAGTGGGCTATGAGCCAGGAGAATCCTTAGAAAGAATCAAAGGAGGAAATTCCAACTGGCGAGGCCCTATCTGGTTTCCAACCAATTACCTCTTTTTAGATGCGCTAAAAACACTTGCATCTATTGCTAATGATTCCTTTCAAGTTACAGTACCTGGTGAAGCTCCCATCACCCTACAAGAGATGGCGATCTCTCTTAAAAATAGGCTCATCTCTCTTTTTAGAAAAGATGCAAAAGATGTGCGCCCCATCCATCAAGGCATGCACTTTTATCAAGATGATGCTCGCTGGAAAGAGCTACTTCTATTTTATGAGCATTACCATGCAGACAATGGCAGAGGCCTTGGCGCCTCTCACCAAACGGGTTGGAGTGGCCTTGTTGCTAACCTCATCGACGATCATTAAAGAGAAGGATTGCTTGAACTTAAACTTGCTTTTGTTTTCTCAAGAAGCCCTCTTGCCCTATTTTCAGCTATTTGCACTCTACCCTTAAACAATCCTAATAATTCATCGCTAGCATTGTTGAACTTTACTGTTCCAAAACAGTCACAAATCAACGAACCTCCAGAATTCTTGGCTGTTGTAAGCGAATAATAGATAATAGATGGGTTAATTTCTATGCTTCCAGGCACTCCAGGCCGTGAAATCACTGCCCTAGTACTCACAATTATATTGGAGGCTCTATTATTTTTATCATAGAGAGCTGTTCTAAATTGACATCCTATCTTTTCATCATCTACACGTCTAACACTCTTACCAACTTCTGGTTTACTCTCTTTGTACCGTTGAAACTCTACCTCCAAATCCTTTCCAAATATGTCCCTTAACCTACCTACAAATTCCCCTAAGTGCTCTTGTAACTTAGAGAGCATATTTTCTCTCTGAGCTTCTTGTTCCTCTGGCGAAAGACAAAAATACCCCGCAGGTTGTTCTATTGAAAAACGATGGAAATTTGCGGTTTTAGTTGCTTGCTCTTGTAATTCTTTTGTTTCTTTTTCAGCTTTCTCTATTATTCTACTAAACGTTGTAGCGATCTCTTGTTGATGTGTTGGCCCGCCACTGTGATACTGATTCTGCTCCGCAAAAAAACCATCTACACCACAAAGAGCTTCATTAATCTTTTGAACCTGCGCATCACTCTGACTTTTTATTTCCTTAATTTTACGCTCAAAAACACCTTCGCCCTCTGTTTTCAGGCTTTGAAGGGAAACTGTAATAGCTTTCTCAAAAACTTCACTGTATGACATTCGAAAAACATAGTGTCCAATCCATGTAAACACACGAGCAAACTTAGAGCGTAAAGTTAACTGTCCCTGAGCATCTGCGCTATACCGATATAAGTGCCCCGCCTCTTTTTCATCATACACTCGAATCAAATTAGTAATTGAGCTCTCTACTGTTGTTGACATAATGCTTCTCCTGCTTTAATTCATAGTCTATCTAAATTAAAACTAAATGTTAATAAAAAAGCACTATCACTAAATTCATTTTTCTTAATTTGGTCACCAAATTAAGGATTAACATGCTTCACTCATTTGTTGGTCGTAAAAAAGAGCTCCAAATGCTCAATGAGCTGTTTAAAAAGAAATCAGCAAGTCTTGTAGTGATACGTGGAAGACGTCGAATTGGAAAAAGTCGTTTAGCACAAGAATTTGCTAAAAAAACACTCCATTATGTTTTCTCTGGTCTACCACCAACTAGTGGCATAACATCCGCAGACCAAAAGGAAGAATATCTCTTGATATGATCCTAGAGGAACTCTCGCTTACAGAATGTAACGAATTTTGGAATGCAGAACAAGACCGCGTATCTGCAATCGATTTTAATGTCTTCTACGTGCACAATGAACTTACGACGTATATGCTTTAGACTGAGAGATATAAAGCCCTCTCCATACACCCAAAAGGATACAAATGATACCTATTATTTCCAAATAGGTTGGAAATACCTGTTCGAAGCCATAAACAAACAAGATACCAAAAACTGTCTCTAAGATAGCAATTTGGCCAGAGAGGGCTGCCGAAAGTTTTGCACTAGCAGAATTCCAAAGCGCATAGGCTATCCAAGAACATAAAACACCAAGAATAATAGAGCCTACAAGAAACTTAATTCCCATATCACTCGTAAACAAAAGCTCTTCCATATAGTCAGGGTCCATTGTAAAAACACGTACAGCCATACCGACAATAGTAAGACAAAGAGTTGCAACGCCAATGAGCGTTGTCCATTGCCACGGATTTACTTCTCTATTCTTTGCTAAAAAATTAGAGTTAAAAATAACGTACCAAGCCCATGCCACCAGAGCAACCAATCCAAATGCTATACCCTGTACGTACTCCCAAAATGTAAGCGCTTCGCTTTCTAATAAAAATGTCTGAATATTTACCAAATTCAGACCTAAGACAATCACTAAAGCAGGCACAAAATAACGCATCATCGATTGCTGTTTCCTACCACTAATAGCTACAATCACTAAAGGAGAAATTCCAACTAACAAAGCAATTACAGAAGGACTTGATAAGCGCATACCCATAACAAGGCTTATGAAATAGAGAAAGTTCATGACTAAAGCACAGAGAAAAGCTTGTTTCCAGTACTTAAACACTTGCCTTTGTCGGCTTACAACAACACTATAGAGAAGAAGAGCAAGCGATAAAGTTCCATAGCAAAAGTAGCGTCCAAGAACAATATCAAAGGTATTAATGCCCTCTAAAAGATAAGGGATTAAAAAAATTAGACCCCAAATTAGGCAAGCCAGTACGGAATAGATAATAGATTTAATAAACATTTATAAGCATGGGTTTTTTTAAGAAAAAAGACAAACAAGACGCAAGAGGAATATATACACAAACAGGTTCAAGAATTATTTGTGTATACACAAACAGGTTCAAGAATTATTTGTGTATACACAAATAAAGTAAAAACTTATGCGTATTACAGGGAATTGTTTTTTTTGATCGTTATCGACTTCCAAATTTATCTGGATTGCTTCATTGTACTATTTATGAATATTATTTAATAGCACTATTCTAGCCATAAAAAGCCTAGAACACACCTTTTACAAGGTGTGGGCCTAAAGCCCACACTATTTTTTTTCTAACGCATCGCGATTAGGCCGAGTAAACCTACAACAATTAAATATAACGCAACAATATAATTTAAAATTGTTGGAAAAATTAAAATAATAATACCGGCAATTAAAGAAACTATAGGGATTATAGCTGGATGGTTCATAAAAGGCTCCTTATTTTCAATTCACTTGTATATAACCTATCAATAATTTACTATGTATACTTTTATCCCATATTACAGCAACAAAAAAAATTATAACTTACTTTATGCCACCTATTTACCTAGATAACAACGCAACAACATCGCTTGACAAAGAAGTTTTACATGCGATGCTTGAAGACCTAGAAAATATACCTTTAAACCCCTCTAGCACGCATTTTTTCGGAAGAGAAGCAAAAGCAAAGCTTGCATTTGCAAGAGAGTCTGTAGCTCATTTTTTCAACGTATCACCATCTGAAGTCATTTTTACATCAGGTGGCACAGAAGCACTTAACCAAATCATTCGCGGTATCGACCTCAAAGGTGGTCATGTAATCACATCTAATGCGGAACATTCCGCCGTAAACAAAACCCTACAGAGCATCAAAGATATTGAAGTCACCCAATTACCAGTAGGTTCTTGGGGTGCTGTCCTTCCAGAAGATGTTCAACATGCTCTTCAACCCAATACAAAACTGATTGCACTAATTGGTGCAAATAACGAAACGGGTGTAAAAACAGATATCGAAGCAATTGGAATGATTGCTTCTGCCCGCAATATTCCTTTCATCGTAGATGCTGTCTCATGGATTGGCAAAGAGCCTTTTATAATGCATAAAGGAATTTTGGCTATTGCAGCAAGTGGGCATAAGTTTCATGGACCAAAGGGAAGTGGTTTTTTAATTCTACGAAAAAATCTAAAGTGCTCTCCTCTCATTACAGGAGGTTCTCAAGAATATGGAAAAAGAGGTGGAACGGAAAATCTTGCAGGGATACTTGGCATTGCAAAAGCACTTACATTACTACAAAACCAAGATAATATAACCAATTACACAAAAGCACTGAGAGATCATCTAGAAAAAGGTCTTCTTAATATAGAAGGCGTTAGCATTAATGGAGAGGGCCCTCGCATTTCAAACACAACTAATTTAGCTTTTCATGGTATTGATGCAGAAGCGCTACTTATCCACTTAGATTTATCTCAAATTGCAGCTAGCCATGGCTCTGCTTGCAATGCAGGAGCACTTGAACCCTCCAGGGTCCTTCTCAATATGGGACTTTCAAGAAAAGTTGTAAAAAGTTCCATTCGCTTCTCTCTTAGCAGAAACAACACAAAAGAGGAAATTGACACTGCTATTGAAATTATAAAAAACCTTGTATCTAAGTTAAGGTGTCTATCTTAAGGTACGCACTGAAACGGATTTAATACCAAGAAGAGAACTCTCCTCTACAGTAAGCTCAAAATTCTCTATGCGTACCTTGTCACCTTCTACTGGATGGTGCTCCAGGTGCCTGCTTATTAGCTCTTCAAGAGTTGTAGCTTCTCTACCCTCCAGGTGAGCCTTAAACTCTTTATTAAATTCAGCTATCGACATTTGCCCAGGAAACGTCTTATCAACTATTGCAAACAAGAGCTCACTTTCTTTTTCTTCATGAAAAATTTCGTCCAAAATATCATCTAAAGTAATTAGTCCTTGTGCTTTTCCTTTTTCATCTAACACGATTGCAGCATTTTGCCCGTTGCGACGAAACTGATTGAGAATTTCTGTTACAGTTGTCTCCTCTGTAATAAACCACGGAGGCCTTGCAAACTCTCTTACATTTTTATTATCAGGGATACGAACTAGGTCCCTAGGAGAAGTAATCGCAACTACATTAGCAGGATTTCTGTGATAAATCGGAATATTCGAATGAGGCGTCTCTTTTAAAATCAAACGAAGATCTCCTACACTACAAGTATTTGGCACCATTTTTAATTCAACAAGCGGTACCATCACCTGTTTTGCTATCTTTGTTCTAAGATGAAAAATATTTCCAACAATGACATTAAACTCCTCTTTTTCAGCAGTGATAGATGTTGTATCATCTTGTTCTTCAACGATTTTTTGGAGCTCTTCGCGGCTTAAAATACTCCCAAGCTCCTCTTGGTGGCTATGAAACAACTTATTCATTGCCTTTACTGACAAGCTAAAAAGCCAAATTACTGGAGCCATTACTTTAGATGCTCCATAAATGACAGGAACTTGTAACATAGAAGCATGTTCTGCATAGCGCCTTCCAGCAAAAAGGGGGGCAAGCTCTGCAATCACAACAACTAATACAAACTGTGAAACAAAAGCAAAATCAGGATTTAGTCCAGCAGCAACGTAAAACTGTCTTGAACACTCTGAGCCTACCTGGAGAGCAATATTTACACCCAGCAAAACAGTTCCAAATAAACGAGAGGGATTTTGTAGCAATTCATTAATCCACTCAGCTCTCTTTATTTTTTTATTTACATAGTAATGTAAGCGTACCTTATTAAAAGAGATAATAGCAATCTCTCCCATAGCAAAAAAGCCTTCAGCTAGAATACAAAGCATTGTCAAAATAAACCAAAATAGTGCGCTACGCTCCATGATAAGCCCCACTCTTTGCCAGCTTATGAGCATGCAATTTTCGAATATAAACACGTCTTACCCTGGTTGGATCTGCCGCCAAAACTTTAAATAAAAAGCCTGAAGACTCATATTGCGTTCCAGCTTTTGGGATATCTCCTAGCTGCTCTGTAAGCCATCCTCCTATCGTTACCTGGTTCACAGGGCTTTCTAGCTTCACATTGAATATTTCTTCAAACTCCATAAGTTCCAATTTACCGCTAGCAATAACAACATTCTCTCCAGAGCGTGTATAAAGCCTTTTTTCATCCCTTCTATCTGCAATATCCCCTACAACTGTCTCAACTAAATCCTCATGAGTAATTAAGCCACTAAATAGGCCATATTCATTTACAACAATTGCAAGAGACTCCCTTCTTTGAGAAAACTGTTTAAGTAAAAAGCGTGCTTTTGTCATTTCTGGCACAAAAAAAGGCTGTTTTAAAAAGGATACAAGATCTGAAGAAGTGTGTATCTTATCTCTATTAAGAAAAAAGTCCCTTGCAGAAATAACGCCTTTAATATCATCAACATTTGTTAAGCAAACCGGAATACGAGAACAAGCCTCTTCAACAAAAAGGTGCGTAAGCCTTGAAATCTGCTCATCCAAATGGTAGATCAACACTTCGTCTCTTGGACGCATAAGTTCTTTAACTGTAGCTTCTTGTAGTATTAAATACCCATCAATTAAATGAGCCTCTTCTTTCGATAAAATCCCATGAATTTGTGATGTCTTCAGCACATGGTGTAGTTCCTCTTCCGAAATCTCTTTCTCTTTTTTCAAAAAGAAAAAAAGTGCTGCAGACACATATGTTGTTATGACAGTAAGAAAATCTCTAATTGGCTCTACAATTTTTTCAATTCGAAAAATAGTTGGAGCTACAAGGAAAGCAACTTTTGACTTATGTGCAAAAGCCAATGATTTAGGAATAATTTCTCCAATAATAAGCGTTAAAAGCAAGGGCACACCTACTCTTAAAGCCCATGTAGAGTACATTCCAAAAAGACTGGATGCAAAATTCTGCACAAGAAGATTAACTAAAGTATCCAGCATAAAAAGAGTGACAAGAAGGTTTCTTGGCCTTGAAACTAGGCGTGCAATAAGAAGCTTTCTTTCATCTTTACTCTGTCCAAACAATTTAACCTGCATCGAGGAAAGGGAGAGCAAAGCTGTCTGAGATGCTGAAAAAAAGCCAGAAAGAAGACACAAAACTAATATAATAACAACAATAAGGACCGTCATGAACTTTCCAAAGAAGGTTCAAAAAACACTTTAGTCTGCCCTTCGGCAACCAAACCGAGCTTTCTCATTAACGTCATTTCGATCCAATCATGATCACTTTGACTATTAATACGCTGTTGTAGGTCTTTTTGTAAAGTAAGAGCCAACTCTTTCTCTTCGGTAAGTTCGTAAAGCTTTTGCAAAAGCAAACTTTCATCATTTTTTAAACGTGTATAATTTGGCTCATAAATCAAACTACAAGTGATCACAGCCAAAACCATCCACAAAAAGTAATTAATGATTAAGCGGCTCTTTTTTGCAGGCACAGAGGGCTTGTTTCTTACCTTTTGGTAAACCCAACGAAAAAAGCTCTTTTCCAATACCAAGTTCCTCTTCTATATATATACACAAACAAGTTCAAAAATTGTTTGTGTATATATTACAAGTTAATGTGCACTTGCAAAGCTTGTTGATTTTCCAGCTGGCTGCACAGTTGGCATCATAACAACTTCAGTTCCAGGGAAAAATTTCTCTAAAACAGTAATTGCATCTTGGCCATGTTCAGACAAACGATTTGCACTATACAAACAAAGCCCAACACCATGACCTTTTCCAAAACCTGTAAATGTCACAATATTTCCTTGGATATCCACAGCAAAGTCATTGCTCTTTATTTTATCTTCTCCGACAAGCTTTTGCAGAGCAACAAAGTCCATTTCCTTACTATCAGCTCCATTTTGAAAACGCACTGCATATACCTTACCAGAAACATTGTCTTTATAAAGAGAAACTTTAGAAAGTGTCTTAAATCCAACTACTTTTGCCATATCTTCTTTTTTAACAAGATAAGACCAAGAAGATCCTTCTCTATCACTTTCAGCAACAGAAGAGACCACACTTTCTTTAGGACCAGAAATAGGTTTTCTAAATACTATACTTCCTGAAGCTGTCTTTCCAGCGCAATGTGCAGACCATGTCGCAGGAAATAATCCAAGATATGCAGGGCTATCCTTCATGCGCATTACAAGATATCTAGTGGCATTAATTGCATGATCAACCTCTTTATTTCTTTTTCCATCGTATCCACGATAACATGCTTGGTGAGCATCAATTTGCCAAAATGCTTTATCAAAGCGTACAGATTGGTAATAGATATCCGTTCTGGCTGCAATAACGAGGGCTGCCATTGCCTCTTCATTTAAGTTTTCACTCACGCTTGAAGGCAATACTGTCGCTAAATAATCTTCAATTTTAACTTGGTTTACAATGTTGATCGTATTACCGACTTGAAATACAAAAATAGAACCAGGATATGCTGTCCCATCTACCATGATACGAGTTTTAGCACTTGCTGGAACAATTGCAAACTGATAGACACCAGGAAACTCTTCTCCCCACTTTAAGCCGTTAGTTGTTGGGTGGACAGGATATTTTTTCCCAAAAAGCCCATAACCAGAAACAGTACAATCTTCTGGGTTAAAAACACGATAAGCTCCATCAACTTCTATGGTAGTACAATTTAGATCTTTTGCTATAAGTACTTTTACAGTCGGATAAGAGGGATAAAGTTTATAATTGGCAGGCAACGTATCATTTGGCCCTGGAGCTGGTACTTTTCCAGCAAATAGTGAAAATGTAGTAAGTGTCGTAACACAAAGTAACATGAGGGTTTTTTTAAACATCAATCTTCTCCTCGATTATATTTTCTATTCATATGTTGATACGCTAACAACGTAGCTTCACGTCCCCTTTGAGTACGTTTAAGAAGCCCTTGCAATATTAGATATGGCTCATACACTTCTTCTAACGTATGAGCTTCTTCTCCAAGAGCAACAGCAAGCGTTCCAACACCCACTGGCCCTCCATCATAGTGATCAATAAGGACTTCTAAAAATTTCAAGTCCATCTCATCCAATCCTCTTTCATCTATAGCAAGCATTAACAGGGCTTTCTGAACCACTTCTTTATTTATGCAATTATTCGTTTTCATCTGAGAATAATCTCTAAGCCATCGTAATAAATTATTTGCTATACGCGGTGTTCCTCGAGAACGCCTTGCTATCTCCAAAGAGGATTCATCATCCATTTTTATGTTTAAAATACTTGCAGAACGAGTAATGATTTTTTGCAAAACAGCAGGCTCATAATAGTTAAGTCGGCAAGAAGATACAAAACGAGATCGTAATGGTGCTGTAAGCAATCCCATTCTTGTTGTTGCACCAACTAATGTGAACGGATTCAGCTTTACTTGTACACTTCTTGCAGAAGGACCACTATCTATCATAAGGTCTAAAGTAAAATCTTCCATTGCTGGATACAGATACTCTTCAATGGTCCGATTTAATCTGTGGATCTCATCAATAAATAATACATCCCCTGTTTTCAAACTCGTCAAAAGCCCTGCTAAGTCTCCTGCCTTTTCAATAACAGGCCCAGAAGTTACCACAAGCTTTGCATCCATCGATTTTGCTATAATATGCGCAAGCGTAGTCTTACCAAGGCCAGGAGGCCCGCTGAA
This genomic interval carries:
- a CDS encoding hemolysin family protein; amino-acid sequence: MERSALFWFILTMLCILAEGFFAMGEIAIISFNKVRLHYYVNKKIKRAEWINELLQNPSRLFGTVLLGVNIALQVGSECSRQFYVAAGLNPDFAFVSQFVLVVVIAELAPLFAGRRYAEHASMLQVPVIYGASKVMAPVIWLFSLSVKAMNKLFHSHQEELGSILSREELQKIVEEQDDTTSITAEKEEFNVIVGNIFHLRTKIAKQVMVPLVELKMVPNTCSVGDLRLILKETPHSNIPIYHRNPANVVAITSPRDLVRIPDNKNVREFARPPWFITEETTVTEILNQFRRNGQNAAIVLDEKGKAQGLITLDDILDEIFHEEKESELLFAIVDKTFPGQMSIAEFNKEFKAHLEGREATTLEELISRHLEHHPVEGDKVRIENFELTVEESSLLGIKSVSVRTLR
- a CDS encoding hemolysin family protein, coding for MTVLIVVIILVLCLLSGFFSASQTALLSLSSMQVKLFGQSKDERKLLIARLVSRPRNLLVTLFMLDTLVNLLVQNFASSLFGMYSTWALRVGVPLLLTLIIGEIIPKSLAFAHKSKVAFLVAPTIFRIEKIVEPIRDFLTVITTYVSAALFFFLKKEKEISEEELHHVLKTSQIHGILSKEEAHLIDGYLILQEATVKELMRPRDEVLIYHLDEQISRLTHLFVEEACSRIPVCLTNVDDIKGVISARDFFLNRDKIHTSSDLVSFLKQPFFVPEMTKARFLLKQFSQRRESLAIVVNEYGLFSGLITHEDLVETVVGDIADRRDEKRLYTRSGENVVIASGKLELMEFEEIFNVKLESPVNQVTIGGWLTEQLGDIPKAGTQYESSGFLFKVLAADPTRVRRVYIRKLHAHKLAKSGAYHGA
- a CDS encoding SpoIID/LytB domain-containing protein, with the protein product MFKKTLMLLCVTTLTTFSLFAGKVPAPGPNDTLPANYKLYPSYPTVKVLIAKDLNCTTIEVDGAYRVFNPEDCTVSGYGLFGKKYPVHPTTNGLKWGEEFPGVYQFAIVPASAKTRIMVDGTAYPGSIFVFQVGNTINIVNQVKIEDYLATVLPSSVSENLNEEAMAALVIAARTDIYYQSVRFDKAFWQIDAHQACYRGYDGKRNKEVDHAINATRYLVMRMKDSPAYLGLFPATWSAHCAGKTASGSIVFRKPISGPKESVVSSVAESDREGSSWSYLVKKEDMAKVVGFKTLSKVSLYKDNVSGKVYAVRFQNGADSKEMDFVALQKLVGEDKIKSNDFAVDIQGNIVTFTGFGKGHGVGLCLYSANRLSEHGQDAITVLEKFFPGTEVVMMPTVQPAGKSTSFASAH
- the ruvB gene encoding Holliday junction branch migration DNA helicase RuvB; the protein is MDSTTFIDSSLIEEDQKFEVPLRPQSLKDFCGQKELCEKLEVTIGAARARKEALGHTLFSGPPGLGKTTLAHIIAKSMDAKLVVTSGPVIEKAGDLAGLLTSLKTGDVLFIDEIHRLNRTIEEYLYPAMEDFTLDLMIDSGPSARSVQVKLNPFTLVGATTRMGLLTAPLRSRFVSSCRLNYYEPAVLQKIITRSASILNIKMDDESSLEIARRSRGTPRIANNLLRWLRDYSQMKTNNCINKEVVQKALLMLAIDERGLDEMDLKFLEVLIDHYDGGPVGVGTLAVALGEEAHTLEEVYEPYLILQGLLKRTQRGREATLLAYQHMNRKYNRGED